In Synergistaceae bacterium, the genomic stretch AATCCCAGTCCAGTACAAAATCTCAAAGGCATAGAATGAAATATCCTTGTCTTTAACGGCTTCTGAAAACTTCAAATATTCTTCTTTCGTCCAAAACTCAACTTCTTCATCACTTTTTCTTTTTCCGATACGACCAGTAACTTTACATGGATTTTGCCTTAAGCCATAGAAGGTAACGGCGTGATTAAAAATTGCACTGAGCTGGGCGTGAATGCTTTTTAGATAGGTTGGCTTATAGGTGTTCCCTTCTGCATTTTCCATCGTCATCAGAACATTGTGCCATTTCTTTACAGTGACAGGTTTTATCTCGTTCATTTTAAGTTCCCCGAAGAAAGGCAAGATTTTTGTGGTAATCATATGCTCTTTACTCATCCAAGTATTTAGCCGAACCGTCTCTTTGACATCATCTTTGTAGAGCTCATAGAAATTTTCGAAGGTCATGTTGAGAGAACCAGACATCTTGATGGTGAAGTTTCTCTCGAATGTGGTGGCTTCTTTCTTGGTTGGAAATCCTCTTTTCATTTTCTTATGACTTTGGTTGTCCCAGTCCTTGTAGTAGAACGAGACATACCACGTTCCTGCTTTTTCGTCTTTGTAAGCTGGCATTTATTTTTCCTCCTTTGCTTTGTAAATTTGTTCCATGAAATACTGTTTGTTAATACGCCCCCTAAGAGTCAGAAAGCCTTGCTCAGCTAGCTTTTCATTCAGTTCACGAATGATCTGATAAGCTTTTTGCTGCGAAACGTTTAGTATATCGGCTACTTCTCTAGAAGTTAGGAATAATTTCTCCATTGTGCTTTCCTCCTTTCTTGAGCGGAACATTTTTGTTTCTGCTTGATTATGATTATATGTAGCATATTTGTTTCTGTCAAGGCTTTTTTATTTTCTATTTGCTTTTTTGGAGATTTTTATTGTTTTTTGTTGACCTAGCGGTTAGAATAGAAGTAGCAAATATGTTTCGTATAAGGAGGATGTCTTATGGCTTCAGGATATTTATTTAAAAAATTCAGAGAATTACGTGGGTTAACCCAAAAGATATTAGGGGACAAAGTGAATTTAAGTGATGTCCGTATCAGACAATATGAGTTAGATATGAGGAACCCCAAAGACGATACTCTGGGGAATATTGCTGAAGCTTTAGATGTAAAGCCTGAATACTTGAAAGATCCAGTGTATCCCTACGATTTTGACGAAGTGGTTAGGCTACTGTTTAAACTTGAGGATTCAATCCCAATAGCAATCGGTAAATCTAGAATGGCCGATACAGAAATCCATACAGTTGCTTTCTTAGGACATAACATACTAAAAATGGATCAAGCTCTGAATGCTTGGAGGCAGATGCAAAATCGCTTCATGGATGAGGAAATCACTTGGGAAGAATATGAGGACTGGAAAGCTAACTGGCCGGATAGCATGGATGAAAACTATAAATTCAATCGTCAAAATGG encodes the following:
- a CDS encoding site-specific integrase, with translation MPAYKDEKAGTWYVSFYYKDWDNQSHKKMKRGFPTKKEATTFERNFTIKMSGSLNMTFENFYELYKDDVKETVRLNTWMSKEHMITTKILPFFGELKMNEIKPVTVKKWHNVLMTMENAEGNTYKPTYLKSIHAQLSAIFNHAVTFYGLRQNPCKVTGRIGKRKSDEEVEFWTKEEYLKFSEAVKDKDISFYAFEILYWTGIRLGELRALTKPDFDFEKKTMRISKSTQTIQGKEVVTDPKTAKSKRTITLPDFLVDELKDYFLKIEYFEDEVPIFPKCKSYFNKEMDRGIKIAGVKRIKLHALRHSHISLLIEMGFTPVDIAARTGHESLKVLMDYGHMFPNKQVDMANRLNKETGNESS
- a CDS encoding DNA-binding protein, which encodes MEKLFLTSREVADILNVSQQKAYQIIRELNEKLAEQGFLTLRGRINKQYFMEQIYKAKEEK
- a CDS encoding helix-turn-helix transcriptional regulator, with the translated sequence MASGYLFKKFRELRGLTQKILGDKVNLSDVRIRQYELDMRNPKDDTLGNIAEALDVKPEYLKDPVYPYDFDEVVRLLFKLEDSIPIAIGKSRMADTEIHTVAFLGHNILKMDQALNAWRQMQNRFMDEEITWEEYEDWKANWPDSMDENYKFNRQNGSSTSYKKYIDRAQMQDDFLAYREMIEERGHKIEKMVVDFDDEPKNTKRKKKK